The stretch of DNA CAAGTAGTGGCGAGGAGCAAGTTGTAGATGCCGAGGGCGGAACAATACTTCCTGGAATGATTGATACACATGTGCATATGATGATGGAATTTTCTCCAGTTGCAGAAAGATTGGAGACACCTTTTTCTTTTATGTATTATCAAGCAGCGAAATATTTAGAAACCACATTAAAAGCAGGAATCACCTCTGTAAGAGACGCACTTGGTACTGATCTTGGTGTGAAGAAAGCGGTAGAAGAAGGTTTGATTTCAGGACCACGCTTACAATTAAGTATCAATGCGCTTACGATTACCGGTGGACATGGAGATGGTTATACTGTTTCTGGACGTGAAGTTGACTTACTGCCTTCGGATTATCCAGGCATGCCAAGTGGGAAATGTGATGGTGTAGAAGAAGTGCGTAAGAAGACACGTGAGATGTTACGTGCCGGAGCAGAAATTATTAAGGTACATGCTACTGGTGGTGTTCTAAGTGCTACGGATCATCCAGAGTTTACTCAATTTTCGCAAGAGGAACTAGAGACGATTGTAGAAGAAGGGCGCTTCCGAAAAGGAGTCAAAGTAATGGCGCATGCTCAAGGTGCTGAAGGAATTAAAAACGCAGTAAGAGCAGGGGTACATTCGATAGAACATGGAATATTTCTTGATGATGAGGCAATTGATTTGATGATAGAAAAAGGCACGTTCCTTG from Oceanobacillus iheyensis HTE831 encodes:
- a CDS encoding metal-dependent hydrolase family protein, with the translated sequence MTTLLIKNGLFIDGNGGEPQKDAVIVVKDNQIAYVGPETAYSSSGEEQVVDAEGGTILPGMIDTHVHMMMEFSPVAERLETPFSFMYYQAAKYLETTLKAGITSVRDALGTDLGVKKAVEEGLISGPRLQLSINALTITGGHGDGYTVSGREVDLLPSDYPGMPSGKCDGVEEVRKKTREMLRAGAEIIKVHATGGVLSATDHPEFTQFSQEELETIVEEGRFRKGVKVMAHAQGAEGIKNAVRAGVHSIEHGIFLDDEAIDLMIEKGTFLVPTLLAPVAVLETAKETGMPDTAVQKSKEVIEIHKASIAKAHKAGVKIAMGTDAGVMKHGTNLRELGLMTEAGMTAMEAIVASTKTAAECLGWQDRVGTIEEGKLADIIIVNGNPLDDINLLANNENITTVIKDGKIEK